In a single window of the Chloroflexota bacterium genome:
- the dnaE gene encoding DNA polymerase III subunit alpha: MADFAHLHVHSEFSLLDGFCRIPDILDRTRELEMDAVALTDHGVMYGAADFYLAAKDAGVRPIIGCEVYVAPRSRTDRDATLDRRAFHLTLLARNHEGYRSLVKLTSRAHLEGFYYRPRVDRELLREHSEGLICLSGCPSGELMRAIEAGDMAHAESVARWHAEVYGEGNYYIEVQRSQPELESNYQRLMELADGLGLPLVATNDVHYVRREDRDAHDTLLCIQTGRTLSDTSRLRMEGDFHLRAPEEMAGVFTDVPDALANTVTIADRCDIDLPFGRIAMPEIALPGGGSAIDYLRDQAQRGLRTRLAADPSPVYAERLAYELDVIEQTEFASYLVLVGDIVRFARDGGMLTAPRGSVNGSLVAFAMGMSDIDPIKHDIMFERFLTVGRKGSMPDVDLDFPSDRRDEVINYISDTYGSDHVAQIATFGTLAARAAVRDVGRVMDLPLPDVDRVAKLIPVNPVNPFTIERSLETVTELQQLYHANDEIRRLLDRAREVEGVSRHASTHAAGLVVSREPLIEHVPLMRSADGQPVAQFTGQTIDRIGILKLDILGLSNFRTITHALELVREDTGDEIAPQEIPLDDDRAFAMLRAGRTVGMFQLESSGMTSTLRRLQPRTIDDLAAIIALYRPGPMQHIDRYIDTMHGRVQPTYPHEKLEPILRETHGVLVYADQVLRVVRELAGYDWDEADRFRKAVGKKIRAALEKERTEFIERATANGLTPAVAEDVFGLIEPFAGYGFNKAHAVSYAVIAYWTAWLKAVYPVQFLTALLDTDSGDLAKVARAKSEAEVLDLDVLAPDVNRSGASFVHRGRQIVFGLGTVKTVGEQAVVAILDAREDGGPFESLADVCARIDGRVVTRRTIEALIKVGALDGLGERNGLLAGLEAAFKRGQQARSDRVAGQTTMFEMGALPASETSDDALPDVEPADNADRRRWEKDLLGLHVSPSPLSNPGIREALRASVDTQIFDLDPSHVGQNLSVGGLVADVRQLITQKGDTMAIVTLEDAPGTIEVVVFPRIWAQIGDSLEIDRVIVARGRLEDRRGSLQLVAENLFPPQPTADDSQDAAMPVSELEPDARIGQVPAADVGAVAMPSASDIGDDPVVDVEPAVNGDAMGAEAAAPAADADAPVESTPVAGSLEVQAAGSEYVPPSDDDAPHGSANGDDACAVSGESNGATNGGAPRRVVVVLRRSPDLGHDIDLLRRLDEAAAAHPGEVPLDLHVEAPDGDVTRLRWPKAVSASPELVAQVAREYEPDNVVVERAPAESN, from the coding sequence GTGGCTGATTTCGCCCATCTGCATGTTCACAGCGAATTCAGCCTGCTCGACGGCTTCTGCCGCATTCCCGACATCCTCGACCGCACCCGCGAGCTCGAGATGGACGCCGTCGCCCTCACCGATCACGGGGTCATGTACGGCGCTGCCGACTTCTACCTGGCGGCCAAGGACGCCGGCGTGCGCCCGATCATCGGCTGCGAGGTCTACGTCGCCCCGCGGTCCCGCACCGACCGCGATGCCACCCTCGACCGGCGCGCGTTTCATCTCACGCTGCTGGCGCGCAACCACGAGGGCTATCGCAGCCTCGTCAAGCTCACCTCGCGCGCGCACCTGGAGGGCTTCTACTACCGCCCACGGGTAGATCGCGAACTGCTGCGCGAGCACAGCGAGGGGCTGATCTGTCTGAGCGGGTGCCCCTCGGGTGAGCTGATGCGCGCCATCGAGGCGGGCGACATGGCGCACGCGGAGTCCGTGGCGCGCTGGCACGCCGAGGTGTACGGCGAGGGGAACTACTACATCGAAGTCCAGCGCTCGCAGCCGGAGCTGGAGTCGAACTACCAACGGCTGATGGAGTTGGCCGACGGCCTGGGTCTGCCGCTGGTGGCGACGAATGACGTGCACTACGTGCGCCGGGAGGACCGCGACGCCCACGACACGCTGCTCTGCATTCAGACCGGGCGCACGCTCTCGGACACGTCACGCCTGCGGATGGAGGGCGACTTCCACCTTCGCGCGCCCGAGGAAATGGCGGGGGTGTTCACCGACGTTCCGGACGCCCTGGCGAACACGGTGACGATCGCGGATCGGTGCGACATCGACCTGCCGTTCGGACGCATTGCGATGCCCGAAATCGCTCTGCCCGGCGGAGGCAGCGCCATCGACTACCTGCGCGACCAGGCGCAGCGGGGCTTGCGAACGCGGCTGGCCGCCGACCCGTCGCCCGTCTATGCGGAGCGCTTGGCGTACGAGCTGGATGTGATTGAGCAGACCGAGTTCGCGTCGTACCTGGTGCTCGTCGGCGACATTGTTCGCTTCGCCCGCGACGGCGGGATGCTCACGGCCCCGCGCGGCTCCGTAAACGGCAGCCTGGTCGCCTTTGCGATGGGCATGTCGGACATCGACCCGATCAAGCACGACATCATGTTCGAGCGCTTCCTCACCGTCGGGCGCAAGGGGTCCATGCCCGACGTGGACCTCGACTTTCCCAGCGACCGGCGGGACGAGGTCATCAACTACATCTCCGACACCTACGGGTCGGATCACGTGGCGCAGATCGCGACGTTCGGCACCCTGGCGGCGCGGGCGGCCGTGCGCGACGTGGGCCGCGTGATGGACCTGCCGCTGCCCGACGTGGACCGCGTGGCCAAGCTGATTCCGGTGAATCCGGTGAATCCCTTCACCATCGAGCGGTCGCTGGAAACCGTGACGGAGCTGCAGCAGCTCTACCACGCCAACGACGAGATCCGGCGATTGCTCGACCGGGCGCGCGAGGTGGAGGGGGTGTCCCGACACGCCTCGACGCACGCCGCGGGGCTGGTGGTGTCGCGGGAGCCCCTCATCGAGCACGTGCCGCTGATGCGCTCGGCCGATGGTCAGCCCGTGGCGCAGTTCACGGGGCAGACCATTGATCGCATCGGCATCCTCAAGCTCGACATCCTGGGGCTGTCCAACTTCCGGACGATCACGCACGCGCTCGAGCTGGTCCGCGAGGACACCGGAGACGAGATTGCGCCGCAGGAAATCCCGCTGGACGACGACCGGGCCTTCGCCATGCTGCGGGCCGGGCGCACGGTGGGCATGTTCCAACTCGAGAGCAGCGGCATGACCTCCACCCTGCGCCGCCTGCAACCCAGGACGATTGACGATCTGGCGGCGATCATCGCCCTCTATCGCCCCGGTCCCATGCAGCACATCGACCGCTACATCGACACGATGCACGGGCGCGTGCAGCCCACGTACCCCCACGAGAAGCTCGAGCCGATCCTGCGCGAGACGCACGGGGTGCTCGTCTACGCCGACCAGGTGCTGCGGGTGGTGCGCGAACTGGCGGGCTATGACTGGGACGAAGCCGATCGCTTCCGCAAGGCCGTCGGCAAGAAGATTCGCGCGGCGCTGGAGAAGGAGCGCACGGAGTTCATCGAACGGGCGACGGCCAACGGGCTTACGCCGGCCGTCGCCGAGGACGTGTTCGGGTTGATCGAGCCGTTCGCGGGGTACGGATTCAACAAGGCGCACGCGGTGTCCTATGCCGTCATCGCCTACTGGACGGCCTGGCTGAAGGCGGTCTATCCGGTGCAATTCCTCACCGCCTTGCTGGACACCGACAGCGGCGATCTGGCCAAGGTGGCCCGGGCCAAGTCCGAGGCCGAGGTGCTCGATCTGGACGTGCTGGCGCCCGACGTCAACCGGAGCGGCGCCTCCTTCGTGCACCGCGGACGCCAGATCGTCTTTGGCCTCGGGACCGTGAAGACCGTCGGGGAGCAGGCGGTCGTCGCGATCTTGGACGCGCGCGAGGACGGTGGGCCGTTCGAGTCGCTGGCCGACGTGTGCGCCAGGATCGACGGACGGGTCGTGACGCGCCGAACCATCGAAGCGCTGATCAAAGTCGGCGCCCTCGACGGCCTGGGCGAGCGAAATGGGCTGCTTGCCGGACTGGAAGCCGCGTTCAAGCGCGGCCAGCAGGCGCGGAGCGACCGCGTGGCGGGGCAGACCACCATGTTCGAAATGGGTGCGCTGCCCGCCAGTGAGACCAGCGACGACGCATTGCCGGATGTCGAACCGGCTGACAACGCCGATCGACGGCGCTGGGAGAAGGATCTGCTCGGGCTGCATGTCTCGCCCAGTCCCCTGTCGAACCCGGGCATACGCGAGGCCCTGCGCGCCAGCGTCGACACCCAGATATTCGATCTGGACCCGTCGCACGTCGGCCAGAACCTCAGCGTTGGAGGTCTGGTGGCGGACGTGCGGCAACTCATCACGCAAAAGGGTGACACCATGGCCATCGTCACCCTCGAGGATGCGCCGGGAACGATTGAAGTCGTCGTGTTCCCGCGAATATGGGCGCAGATTGGCGACAGTCTGGAGATCGACCGCGTGATCGTGGCCCGGGGCAGGCTCGAGGACCGGCGGGGATCGCTGCAGCTGGTCGCGGAGAACCTATTCCCGCCACAACCCACCGCAGATGATTCGCAGGATGCGGCGATGCCCGTAAGCGAATTAGAACCCGACGCCCGTATCGGCCAGGTCCCTGCGGCCGACGTCGGGGCCGTGGCGATGCCAAGCGCTTCGGACATCGGCGACGATCCGGTGGTGGACGTTGAACCCGCGGTCAACGGCGACGCGATGGGCGCCGAGGCAGCCGCCCCGGCGGCAGATGCCGATGCTCCGGTCGAGTCGACGCCCGTGGCCGGCAGCCTGGAGGTCCAAGCCGCGGGCAGCGAATACGTGCCGCCGAGCGATGACGACGCGCCGCACGGTTCCGCGAATGGCGACGATGCGTGCGCGGTATCCGGGGAATCGAACGGCGCGACGAACGGCGGCGCGCCGCGACGCGTCGTCGTGGTGCTGCGCCGCAGCCCGGACCTGGGGCATGACATCGACCTGCTGCGCCGGCTGGACGAAGCGGCCGCCGCCCATCCCGGCGAGGTTCCGCTCGACCTGCACGTCGAGGCGCCCGACGGCGACGTGACGCGCTTGCGCTGGCCCAAGGCCGTGAGCGCCAGCCCCGAGCTGGTGGCGCAAGTGGCCCGGGAGTACGAACCCGACAACGTGGTGGTGGAGCGGGCGCCGGCCGAATCCAACTAG
- a CDS encoding NAD(P)-dependent oxidoreductase yields the protein MRIGYIGLGKMGLPMATNLRAAGHDLIVHNRSRGKVDDFVADGGTAADTPAEVAAQSDVVCLNVPLPQDSLEILLGENGAIETARDGQLWIDFGTNGPDTAQHCAAEAAGKGVGYLDAPVSGGPAGATAGTLAVFVGGTAEDWQAGQELLDIVGGNVQHFGPVGAGCVAKLANQMIIAGVRAANAEAYVLAVKNGINPQQLFDTLMGAYAASRCMEVDMPNLVFPGDFEARFGVELLLKDLGLALELGRRSNVRLLATTLADQLYQEVRHKGLGDLDAAALIKPLEELAGVEVRSGDSA from the coding sequence ATGCGAATTGGATATATCGGCCTCGGCAAGATGGGCCTCCCCATGGCGACGAACCTGCGAGCGGCCGGGCACGACCTGATCGTGCACAACCGCAGCCGCGGCAAGGTGGACGACTTTGTCGCGGACGGCGGCACGGCCGCCGACACGCCGGCGGAAGTCGCCGCACAGTCGGACGTGGTGTGCCTCAACGTGCCGCTGCCGCAGGACTCTTTGGAGATCCTGCTGGGCGAGAACGGGGCCATCGAGACGGCCCGAGACGGCCAGCTTTGGATCGACTTCGGCACCAACGGTCCCGACACCGCGCAGCATTGCGCCGCCGAGGCCGCGGGCAAGGGCGTTGGCTACCTGGATGCTCCCGTGAGCGGCGGTCCGGCCGGCGCAACGGCGGGCACGCTTGCCGTATTCGTCGGCGGCACGGCCGAGGACTGGCAAGCCGGCCAGGAGCTGCTCGACATCGTGGGCGGCAACGTGCAGCACTTCGGCCCGGTGGGCGCGGGCTGCGTGGCCAAGCTGGCCAACCAAATGATCATTGCCGGGGTTCGCGCCGCCAACGCGGAGGCTTACGTGCTGGCGGTCAAGAACGGCATCAACCCCCAGCAGCTCTTCGACACGCTCATGGGGGCCTACGCCGCCAGCCGCTGCATGGAAGTGGACATGCCGAATCTCGTGTTTCCGGGCGATTTCGAGGCCCGATTCGGCGTCGAGCTGTTGCTCAAGGACCTGGGCCTCGCGCTGGAGTTGGGACGGCGCAGCAACGTGCGCCTGCTGGCGACGACGCTGGCCGACCAGCTCTATCAAGAGGTGCGCCACAAGGGGCTGGGCGACCTGGATGCGGCGGCGCTGATCAAGCCGCTCGAGGAGCTTGCGGGTGTGGAGGTTCGCTCCGGCGACTCCGCGTAG
- a CDS encoding MFS transporter: protein MLRAPRMAPFGWLAAANFAFGLAMGIYQTIFFNFIGQDLGISPNELGLLETVREIPGLLTAGIAALVMTVAEPVVGAVALLMLGVGFVNYFHIDGIPSLILFSLVASVGFHMWMPISSTLALRLSRVTEQGSRLGRLRAVAAVANLAGIGLVALVAGASGLRPLFVVAGVLAIAGALLVLRVRGVPRTKRPPRILVRRAYGLYYALTFLDGARRHIFMTFALFLLVRDYESPVQTIAILSLINGVVSIAAVYQFGRLIDRFGERRILMVAYGALALIFVGYAAIPVLAVLFVLYVLDNLFFSADTGVTTYLGKIAVDPADIRPSLVTGMTVNHIAAVIIPITGGILWEAYGHWVPFIAGAILAVASLALSSRIRVHVKETAPSPVAKAMDSP from the coding sequence GTGCTGCGTGCGCCTCGCATGGCCCCGTTCGGCTGGCTCGCGGCCGCCAACTTTGCGTTCGGTTTGGCCATGGGCATCTACCAGACGATCTTCTTCAACTTTATCGGCCAGGACCTCGGCATCAGTCCCAATGAACTGGGGCTGCTGGAGACGGTTCGTGAGATTCCGGGGCTGCTCACGGCCGGCATCGCGGCGCTGGTGATGACGGTGGCGGAACCGGTGGTGGGAGCCGTGGCGCTGCTGATGCTTGGCGTGGGATTCGTCAACTACTTCCACATCGACGGCATCCCGAGCCTGATCCTCTTCTCGCTCGTGGCCAGCGTGGGCTTCCACATGTGGATGCCGATATCCAGCACCCTGGCCCTGCGCCTGAGCCGCGTCACCGAGCAGGGCAGCCGGCTGGGCCGGCTCCGCGCCGTGGCGGCGGTGGCCAACCTCGCCGGCATCGGGCTCGTGGCGCTGGTGGCGGGAGCGAGTGGGCTGCGGCCGCTCTTCGTCGTGGCCGGCGTGCTGGCGATCGCCGGCGCGCTACTGGTCCTGCGCGTGCGCGGGGTGCCGCGCACCAAGCGTCCGCCGCGCATCCTGGTTCGGCGGGCATATGGGCTCTACTACGCGCTGACCTTTCTCGACGGCGCCCGCCGCCACATCTTCATGACCTTCGCCCTGTTCCTGCTGGTGCGAGATTACGAATCGCCCGTGCAGACCATCGCGATCCTCAGCCTCATCAATGGCGTCGTCAGCATCGCGGCCGTGTACCAATTCGGCCGCCTGATCGACCGGTTCGGCGAGCGCCGCATCCTCATGGTCGCCTACGGCGCGCTGGCCCTGATCTTCGTCGGCTATGCCGCCATCCCCGTGCTCGCCGTGCTCTTCGTGCTGTACGTGCTGGACAACCTGTTCTTCAGCGCCGACACGGGCGTCACGACCTATCTCGGCAAGATCGCGGTCGACCCCGCCGACATCAGGCCAAGCCTGGTGACCGGCATGACGGTCAACCACATCGCCGCGGTCATCATCCCCATCACCGGCGGGATCCTCTGGGAAGCCTATGGCCACTGGGTCCCGTTTATTGCCGGCGCAATCCTGGCCGTTGCCTCGCTGGCGTTGAGCTCACGCATTCGCGTGCACGTGAAAGAAACCGCTCCGTCGCCGGTGGCCAAAGCCATGGATTCGCCCTAA
- a CDS encoding exonuclease domain-containing protein — translation MTVADGPARPRRSALVEAAIGELTDADRPLSLQHLARAVLHVESKAAAVATRALEPLLLEDERLRQAPAGQWELAAWRHRAEDLNDAEFVIFDIETNGGRGGRHRVLEVGAERVRGGTVVGTFETLVRIPGRVSKFITRYTGVTDEMLIDAPPIERVLDDFREFQSGAVLVAHNLPTDLGYLNREAVWAQRPLFPGDGLDTMELMQVLMPEAEVSGLADALELLGEQESPRHRALPDARATHRLFAALVDRARARDVTTVEALRALGAEGGPEGQMPQRAKELARWASRNLPPSPGAYVFRDPSGRALYVGKTVSLQRRVRAHFTTSHSFVRQRADMLPRIDHIDWEVTGSELRALLREAELIAELAPIYNVQRQRRASRLLVHVGPAVAAVVNTAATMRGESGDYVGPFPTARDARLAAQAARRLLDLPARGACSVEPWRRAAALDYLRGGREAAIAVVTDADAPAEERESIVRRLRRSRAERLPLAGGLGGERVIVVDSGRRPGDAEIALIADGQIARHVVLTRPRRGGIRRALQDLLKPRQSNESVSDDHRNIVISWLHARAGRDEFLPAPPGGLDRELVEQVWERVRRAAHG, via the coding sequence GTGACCGTGGCGGACGGACCGGCCCGTCCGCGGCGCAGCGCGCTCGTTGAGGCCGCCATCGGCGAGCTCACCGACGCCGACCGGCCGCTGTCGCTGCAACATCTGGCTCGGGCGGTGCTCCACGTGGAGTCGAAGGCCGCGGCCGTGGCGACTCGGGCGCTCGAGCCGCTTTTGCTGGAGGACGAGCGACTGCGGCAGGCGCCGGCAGGGCAGTGGGAGCTGGCCGCGTGGCGGCACCGCGCTGAAGACCTGAACGACGCGGAGTTCGTGATCTTCGACATCGAGACGAATGGCGGACGTGGAGGGCGGCATCGTGTCCTCGAAGTCGGCGCCGAGCGCGTGCGCGGCGGAACGGTCGTCGGCACGTTCGAAACCCTGGTCCGCATTCCCGGTCGCGTCTCAAAGTTCATCACGCGCTACACCGGCGTCACCGACGAGATGCTGATTGACGCACCGCCGATCGAGCGAGTGCTGGACGATTTCCGCGAATTTCAATCGGGCGCGGTGCTCGTCGCGCACAACCTGCCCACCGATCTCGGCTACCTCAACCGGGAGGCCGTGTGGGCCCAGCGCCCGCTCTTTCCCGGCGACGGCCTGGACACCATGGAGCTGATGCAGGTGCTGATGCCGGAGGCCGAAGTCTCCGGCCTGGCGGATGCGCTGGAGCTGCTTGGCGAGCAGGAGTCGCCCCGCCACCGGGCGCTGCCGGACGCTCGCGCCACGCATCGGCTATTCGCCGCGCTGGTGGACCGGGCGCGCGCCCGCGACGTCACCACCGTCGAGGCGCTGCGCGCGCTGGGCGCGGAGGGCGGTCCCGAGGGACAGATGCCCCAGCGGGCCAAGGAGCTGGCGCGTTGGGCCTCGCGAAACTTGCCACCGTCTCCCGGCGCCTATGTGTTTCGTGATCCCTCCGGTCGAGCGCTCTACGTGGGCAAGACCGTCTCGCTCCAGCGCCGCGTTCGGGCCCACTTCACCACGTCGCACAGCTTCGTGCGCCAACGGGCCGACATGCTGCCGCGAATCGATCACATAGATTGGGAGGTCACGGGATCGGAGCTGCGCGCGCTCCTGCGCGAGGCGGAGCTCATCGCGGAGCTAGCGCCGATCTACAACGTGCAGCGCCAACGCCGCGCCTCGCGGCTATTGGTCCACGTCGGTCCGGCGGTGGCGGCGGTGGTCAACACCGCAGCGACGATGCGGGGTGAGTCCGGCGACTACGTGGGGCCGTTCCCTACGGCCCGGGACGCGCGGCTGGCCGCACAGGCCGCGCGCCGGCTCCTGGACTTGCCGGCTCGGGGCGCGTGCTCCGTCGAACCCTGGCGGCGTGCCGCGGCGTTGGACTATCTGCGCGGTGGCCGAGAGGCGGCGATCGCCGTCGTGACCGATGCCGATGCACCGGCCGAGGAGCGGGAGTCGATCGTGCGGCGGCTGCGACGTTCGCGCGCCGAGCGTCTGCCACTCGCCGGTGGTCTCGGGGGCGAGCGCGTGATCGTCGTGGACAGCGGTCGGCGGCCGGGCGACGCGGAGATTGCGCTCATCGCCGACGGCCAGATCGCGCGGCACGTGGTTTTGACGCGCCCGCGCCGCGGTGGGATTCGCCGCGCGCTGCAGGACCTCCTAAAGCCCCGCCAGTCCAATGAGTCCGTGTCGGACGACCATCGCAATATCGTCATTTCGTGGCTGCACGCCCGCGCCGGGCGGGACGAGTTTCTGCCGGCGCCTCCGGGTGGCCTAGATCGAGAACTCGTCGAGCAGGTGTGGGAGCGCGTGCGGCGCGCGGCGCACGGTTAG
- a CDS encoding TIM barrel protein: protein MDRPPEAYMHVGIVHFMLHPELQSGDGPILESVEALATDGFFHALEVTHVNDDATRAELARRARTARLALGYGAHPALLLEKLDLSSADPDVRERGIEAMLRGVDEAHELDATLVGVLDGPNSAPATDDDVEPALVRLADSLKQICHHAARLGIWIALEQFDRDIEKCSLLGPVELCIRVSEMVRAETPNFGLCLDLSHLPLLGEDPPTSVRKAADHIIQAHIGNCLISDRSHPQWGDQHPVFGEPGGVNDVPELTAFLRALFEIGYFDKDLPTPMPLVSFEMKPAPYQTTAEIIGNAKRTFAAAWARV from the coding sequence ATGGACCGACCACCCGAGGCCTACATGCACGTGGGCATCGTGCACTTCATGCTGCATCCGGAGCTGCAAAGCGGCGACGGGCCGATTCTCGAATCGGTCGAGGCGTTGGCCACCGACGGCTTCTTTCACGCGCTCGAGGTCACGCACGTCAATGACGACGCGACGCGCGCGGAGCTGGCCCGCCGCGCGCGCACGGCCCGGCTGGCGCTTGGCTACGGGGCGCACCCGGCGCTGCTGCTGGAGAAGCTCGATCTCTCATCGGCCGATCCCGACGTGCGCGAGCGGGGCATCGAGGCGATGCTGCGCGGAGTCGATGAGGCGCACGAGCTGGACGCCACGCTGGTCGGCGTGCTCGACGGTCCCAACTCGGCCCCGGCGACCGACGACGACGTTGAACCGGCGCTGGTCCGCCTGGCCGACTCGCTCAAGCAGATCTGCCACCACGCCGCCCGCTTGGGCATATGGATCGCGCTGGAGCAGTTCGACCGCGACATCGAAAAGTGCTCGCTGCTCGGTCCGGTCGAGCTGTGTATTCGCGTGAGCGAGATGGTTCGGGCCGAGACGCCCAACTTCGGGCTCTGCCTGGACCTCAGCCATCTGCCGCTGCTGGGCGAGGACCCGCCGACCTCGGTGCGAAAGGCGGCGGATCACATCATCCAGGCCCACATCGGCAATTGCCTCATCAGCGACCGCTCCCACCCGCAATGGGGCGACCAGCATCCGGTGTTCGGTGAGCCGGGCGGGGTGAACGACGTGCCCGAGTTGACTGCGTTCCTGCGCGCGCTGTTCGAGATCGGCTATTTCGACAAGGACCTGCCGACGCCCATGCCGCTGGTCAGCTTCGAGATGAAGCCGGCGCCCTACCAGACGACCGCCGAAATCATCGGCAACGCCAAGCGCACCTTTGCCGCGGCGTGGGCGCGCGTCTGA
- the rpsR gene encoding 30S ribosomal protein S18 has protein sequence MTDQGSGAPSEGAPASARQIREDARPTTPDTRSGGGAGGGGGGRGGRSRRGGRGFRRRACYFCETREPIDFKNAQLLRRFIADSGRIETRRKTSTCARHQRELARAIKRARYLALLPYVVRRRLHA, from the coding sequence ATGACTGACCAAGGTTCCGGCGCTCCGAGTGAGGGCGCCCCGGCTTCGGCGCGGCAGATCCGCGAGGACGCCCGACCGACGACGCCCGACACACGCTCGGGTGGCGGCGCTGGCGGTGGCGGCGGCGGACGCGGCGGGCGGTCGCGGCGGGGCGGGCGCGGCTTTCGCCGTCGCGCGTGCTACTTCTGCGAGACGCGGGAGCCGATCGACTTCAAGAACGCCCAACTCCTGCGCCGATTCATCGCCGATTCGGGTCGAATCGAGACACGCCGCAAGACGTCGACGTGCGCGCGTCACCAGCGTGAGTTGGCCCGCGCCATCAAGCGCGCGCGCTACCTCGCCCTGCTGCCGTACGTCGTGCGTCGCCGCCTGCACGCGTAG
- a CDS encoding phage holin family protein translates to MTRELRYLLARFVTCFFAAMAVAAFVPDGIVFPPQGTRDFWTTIAAFAAVLALVNAYVRPVVDVLLKPVTCVLGVLTLGLSHVLVSAGVFWLAAQAVEAIEIRTVVGAVIGSIIVGVINMVGSVLLGGRKE, encoded by the coding sequence ATGACCCGCGAGCTGCGCTATCTCCTCGCGCGTTTCGTCACCTGCTTCTTCGCGGCGATGGCCGTGGCGGCCTTTGTGCCCGACGGCATCGTGTTTCCGCCGCAGGGCACGCGCGACTTCTGGACCACGATCGCGGCGTTTGCCGCCGTGCTGGCGCTGGTAAATGCGTACGTGCGACCGGTGGTGGATGTGCTGCTCAAGCCAGTCACCTGCGTGCTAGGCGTCCTCACCCTCGGGCTATCGCACGTGCTGGTCAGCGCGGGGGTCTTTTGGCTGGCGGCGCAAGCGGTGGAGGCCATCGAGATTCGCACCGTGGTCGGCGCGGTGATCGGTTCGATCATTGTCGGCGTGATCAACATGGTCGGGTCCGTTTTGCTCGGCGGTCGCAAGGAATGA
- a CDS encoding peptidylprolyl isomerase gives MAPRTHAQRRRAERDRRREQRRPRTATIGWRDLMVAVRDWRMLSRPQRTAAAAKWMTLVAGLAAAVVLSLVGSAFYSEYGALPNSAVATVGSEPVTATEYRDFLSFRRYQLQQELAALDADETVADYEARAGDLRAQLGGVVFNGVSHLAHAVLIRDAWTAEGREVAPDELRAQLVALAGVAPEREDAQAAAVEAIREATGLDAATIERFAADSFRRQRLADELFAETDPMPAHVKAVEIVLAREEDAAEVIQRIEDGESMEDVAREVSVDSVSRTAGGEVDWTPSGIRPEAWDAVAFTSPIGELVGPFEGNLGWYLLRVTDRVDERPLSAEHARTLRARKLDAWLAERTEEQPIEYMLTTEIIDWTERNSLP, from the coding sequence ATGGCCCCGCGCACCCATGCCCAGCGGCGCCGTGCCGAGCGCGACCGCCGGCGGGAGCAGCGCCGCCCCCGCACCGCGACGATCGGCTGGCGCGACCTCATGGTCGCCGTGCGGGACTGGCGCATGCTCAGCCGTCCCCAGCGCACCGCCGCGGCGGCGAAATGGATGACGCTCGTGGCCGGCCTGGCCGCCGCCGTGGTGCTCAGCCTCGTCGGGAGCGCCTTCTACTCGGAGTATGGCGCGCTGCCGAACTCGGCCGTGGCCACGGTTGGGTCCGAACCGGTCACGGCAACCGAGTACCGGGACTTCTTGTCGTTCCGCCGCTACCAGTTGCAGCAAGAGCTTGCGGCCCTGGACGCGGACGAGACGGTCGCGGACTACGAGGCGCGGGCGGGCGACCTGCGCGCGCAGCTCGGGGGCGTGGTGTTCAACGGCGTGTCCCATCTGGCGCATGCGGTCCTGATCCGCGATGCCTGGACGGCGGAAGGCCGTGAGGTCGCTCCGGACGAGCTCCGCGCGCAGCTGGTGGCGCTGGCCGGCGTGGCGCCGGAACGGGAGGACGCCCAGGCAGCGGCCGTCGAGGCCATCCGGGAGGCTACCGGTCTCGACGCCGCGACCATCGAGCGATTCGCGGCGGACAGCTTCCGCCGGCAGCGGCTCGCCGATGAGCTATTTGCCGAAACGGACCCCATGCCCGCCCACGTCAAGGCCGTGGAAATCGTGCTCGCCCGCGAGGAGGACGCCGCCGAGGTGATCCAGCGCATCGAGGACGGCGAGTCGATGGAGGACGTGGCGCGCGAGGTATCGGTCGATAGCGTCTCGCGCACCGCCGGCGGGGAGGTCGATTGGACGCCCAGCGGCATCCGCCCGGAGGCCTGGGACGCTGTGGCCTTTACCTCACCGATCGGCGAGCTCGTCGGTCCCTTTGAAGGCAACCTGGGCTGGTATCTGCTCCGCGTGACCGACCGCGTGGACGAGCGTCCGCTGAGCGCGGAGCACGCTCGAACGCTGCGAGCGCGGAAGCTCGATGCCTGGCTGGCCGAGCGCACCGAGGAACAGCCCATCGAATACATGCTCACCACCGAAATCATCGACTGGACGGAACGGAACTCTCTGCCGTAA